The sequence below is a genomic window from Cicer arietinum cultivar CDC Frontier isolate Library 1 chromosome 6, Cicar.CDCFrontier_v2.0, whole genome shotgun sequence.
aaagttactGGAGAAGCCATTAATAGCAAGTAGCAAGAATATGACCATGCTTAACACAATGTTCACAAAATGCACTTTGACGTTTATTGGGAGCACAATATGGTGGTTTTGAAGCTTGGAACATTGCATATTCGATAACATGAATGGATCAAAAATTGATCTCTAGTTGACGGACGAGATTGAAGGTATGTTGGATCGATGTAGCACCCATAAAAATGATTACGAATAACAATAGCCTATTTTGTCTAGAATATAATGATGACtaattaatacaattaaaaGTTGTACCTGCCGAACTTACCGACAGTATCCTCTTTGACTAAAAGGGTGAGAAGTTTTTCGTAGTGGCACttgataatttatttgcaaGGTTAGCGAAAGTGGATGATAGTGGTcctgatttttttaaagttactGGAGAAGCCATTAATAGCAAGTAGCAAGAATATGACCATGCTTAACACAATGTTCACAAAATGCACTTTGACGTTTATTGGGAGCACAATATGGTGGTTTTGAAGCTTGGAACATTGCATATTCGATAACATGAATGGATCAAAAATTGATCTCTAGTTGACGGACGAGATTGAAGGTATGTTGGATCGATGTAGCACCCATAAAAATGATTACGAATAACAATAGCCTATTTTGTCTAGAATATAATGATGACTAATTAATACAATGATTTGCTAATCctaatttgtcaataatttaaaaattatttaattacctTGAAAAGCTCCTAATTCTGTCTCtcctttatttttctcttttatatttatttgcaCATCCAAACAACATAAAGGATGCAAATGCAAATTTCAAAGAGTGAATCCACGTGTATTCTTCGAGATAGCACCATCGctcaatctctctctctctctctcctcgCCCAACAACAGTCTCACAGTCACTCTCACCGAAAACCAAAACCATCcaaaataacaacaacattTGTTGAATGCAGCAATTCTTGCATCTCTTGCAACAACCCGtccacaataataataataataataaataaatacccACTCATCAATGGCCAAGTCCTATTGTTACGCTCCTCATCTTCCAATTCCACACCTAAGTCAACATCAACACCGaagtcaaaatcaaaatcttgtACTAAAACACAAATATCCGACTTCTTCACTTCGCCCAcaacaaaatctcaaatttccCACCAAATGCCTCCTATTTCCTTTCCCTCGACGACGACGAACCAATTTCAATCTCAATGCTCTTCATTCCGATCCGCATGATCAGAATTCGGTTAAGGTTGGAAGAAATGAAAGCTATGAGCAATGGGATTCGCTTACTTCAAAATTCTCTGGAGCTGCTAATGTTCCGTTTTTGTTACTGCAAATGCCGCAGATTATACTTAATACCAGAAATCTTATGGCAGGAAATCCAACTGCTCTCTTTGCTATTCCATGGCTGGTAGGTAACCCTTACTTGCAATGTTTCCTAAATTTCTGAAAATATTAtctcttttcattttaaaaaattaatgttcaCTTAAAATTGCtaacaaataaatgaaataacctAAGGCTTCGgtaaatgaaaaaatttatgttcACAAATTTCAGATTTTAGGTTTTgcagatttttttatttagtcttCATAAATATACCTAGTTATTAAGTATAATCCATGACTGCCATGTTTGGAACCCGCCATAATTGACACATCTTAACCAAAAACCTTAGGGAATAGATTTATTGGTCCTCTCACTTATATATTGTTCAACCATCACTTTTTTAAGAAATGTGGGACTTCTAACTCATAATTGCTACACAACATTGATTACTATCGAGTAGAATTGATTCTAATTTGAAACTGAGATTTATAGCTTTTGATTCTAACATAATTTTTACACTGAAATTTATTGTTGATctgaaatttattgttcaactcacttttatataaatatattcaaacataaaccACTTTACATTCAAATCACTTTTAAGTAAAATcagttttacaaaatcaattcattcaaagtcaattttgttagaaaataacattttgccattttcaaagaaaatgacatttttccattttcaaagaaaatgctagatttattttcaaatgctgtaaaagaaaatagtgaggaatattttttagattattttttcatttttttagctAATTTCCCTTATGAATGGAAAAGTTCATGACTATAGGTTTGGAATTTGAGTTAACTTGCtcacattattgtttttttatacaCGGGTAGATTTGGATAGCCTCGTATAGATTTGCATAGAATTGTGAGTTTGAGGAAGATTGTCTCAGTCTACAATATAATGGTTATTGTCCCCATGATATTCTTAATATATTAGTGGTTCAATGTtgttagttaaaaacccaaaacgCAAATGATGAATGATAAGACTTGGATAACTCGCAGTTGTAGTCCTCGATTCCACGGATGTATCTAACATCCCAACATGAATTTATCTATCAAGGAGTTAACAAATTGTATTGAGTCTCGTTGCCCCAGCTCCCAGCATAACCAGAGTCACTAACCGGAAAATATGAATACATTCATCATTGTAAGTTTGCAAAGAACTTAACAGATCAACTAGGTGAATGAGCCAAAAACCAGCTCTTATAAGATAAATTCGACTCTAACAAGGTAGAGGGAACGCAGTCTTGCCATCCTTGACTCTTTCGTAATTTTTAACCTTGTGATTAGTTAATTGGTCAATCGATTCTCTACTTGTGATCCTCTGTTTGTGTGATGAGTTGTGAACCTATCTTGTGATTCGTCAATTTGTCCAtccattttaaattatgatGTGGTCTGGTGTTGTCTTGTCCCAGCTCTTACAATTGTTTCTTATTGTTAAAATtcagtgtatgttttaattattcctTGATTGTGCAATATCCTAGGTTAATTGATAGTAGTTATAGTCAATACAATTTCTTAAGcattgaatataattattgcagcatcattataaatatgaaggtgtgtgatctcattagagacacaagaaacacaacaaatcacatattttacatggtatcagagcaggttctGATTTTGTGACCCGTCTTTGTGCTTCACTACCGCCGCCGGCAGCACCACCTTTTtcagtcttttaattttttgacttCATACAGTCATCTGTTACCATCAACTCCGGCTGCCTTTCTAGCAACCAGCCACGACGCTACAGCTAGCCTCAAAAGCACAACCTTCACTATGTGTTTTTcagtgacttttttttttctttcaaacacAGTTGTGCTTTACACCAGTTGTCActgttttgttctttttttttactctgtTACAGCTGTGCCGACACCAGCTGCCCCTTTTCTAGTGCGCATCCAAAACCAACAAACACCGCCGCGCAATCCTCCGGCAAGCACGACGGTGCTTCTCCCGTCGCCAACCAACATTGCAAACGTGTCTATCTTCTCTATGTATGGGTCCCACGCGCCTCCACCAAATTTGTGCGTGAGAATGCATGCACCTGTCTCCAGGCCCCCTTCTGCAGGTCTTTTCATGATGTGGTGATTTTTCAGCAACCTCTCATTTTTCAACTCTTCGTTCCGTATTGTATCTGCTGTTGTGAGAACTTAGTTTCAAGGACAAGGTACCATTTGCTCAGACAATCATTTTATTCCCATCAATGATCAACCTGGTCGTGACTCTAATcccacatatgaatcatattagtggtgCCTTTTTATTCCCACTGACGATCAATCTGATGGTGACTGTATTCCgacatatgaatcatattagtggaGCATTTTATTCCCACCGATGATCAATTCAACGGTGAATCTTTCACACATGAATCATTAATGGTGTCTTCTCTTTTCAAACTAGTCCAACAATAGTCAAacttagtttcattttttttgtgataaaatgtttttatgTAACAAGCTTAAAGCacagtaagctttagcttgatgAGGAGTGTTAAAATTCAGTGTATGTCTTAATTATTCCTTGATTGTGCAACATCCTAGGTTAATTGATAATAGTCATAGTCAATACAATTTCCTAAgcattgaatgtaattattgcagcatcattataaatatgaaGGTGTGTGATTTCATTAGAGACACAAGAAACACAACAAATCACATATTTTACACTTATAATTATTGgtttcttataaaatatttaaattttataactgtGGTCTACGTTATTACTAAGTTAGAATTTTGACAATTTACTTTGCAGAGAGTTTTGAACTGTGTTTAGATACATATTATGATTGAtgttttgaacatttttttagTACAAGTCTGTAAGTTATGTCTATGGAGATTACGTGAGCTTCAGTAGATCCTCGAGTTTGATAATCTCGAATGTGGTTATGTCACATGATATTTTTACTTCATTTCAATGAGAATCGTTGTTCCCATAGCTCTTGCAAAAATACTTCATTTTGCTGAATTAATGGGGTTTTAACATTTATTTGTTCTTTGTTCCTGTACTTTAGCAAATTAGCACTGTGTGGCATTGCTATTATATTCTAATGTGGGTAATGACATGATTGTGAATGCAGGGAATGCTTACTAGTTTGCTTGGAAACTTGTCACTACTTTCATACTTTGccaagaagaaagaaaaggaagcaaTGGTAGTGCAGACGCTGGGTGTAGTTTCAACATATGTGGTCATTGTCCAGCTGGCATTAGCAGAAGCCATGCCTTTGCCTTCCTTTTTAGCCACTTCAGTTGTTATAGCGTCTGGTCTTTTTCTGAATTTCATGAATTTCTTTGGCTTACTAAATGCTGGAATCTGGCGCTTTTGGGAAGATTTCATCACAATTGGGGGTTTATCAGTGCTTCCTCAAGTAATAATGTCTTCCTTCTCCCACCCTAGTATTAATAGAATAAGACCTTTTAATCAATTTCCCGCTCTCTCATTATTAGGTACTGTGACCCATGCATACCGATTTGCTAACTCACATTGCTCAATTTACAATCTGGATGCAGATAATGTGGTCTACATTTGTCCCCTAT
It includes:
- the LOC101498972 gene encoding maltose excess protein 1-like, chloroplastic, with translation MAKSYCYAPHLPIPHLSQHQHRSQNQNLVLKHKYPTSSLRPQQNLKFPTKCLLFPFPRRRRTNFNLNALHSDPHDQNSVKVGRNESYEQWDSLTSKFSGAANVPFLLLQMPQIILNTRNLMAGNPTALFAIPWLGMLTSLLGNLSLLSYFAKKKEKEAMVVQTLGVVSTYVVIVQLALAEAMPLPSFLATSVVIASGLFLNFMNFFGLLNAGIWRFWEDFITIGGLSVLPQIMWSTFVPYVPNSILPGAISFALAVLAVTMARTGKLSEKGVEFIGGISGWTATLLFMWMPVSQLWTNFLNPENMKGLSAFSMLLAMLGNGLLLPRALFIRDFMWFTGSTWATLFYGYGNLACLFVLNIISKEFFFAATVGLVSWIGMAFWRDSVVRGYSSPLASLRDLVFGSGI